One part of the Treponema peruense genome encodes these proteins:
- the secF gene encoding protein translocase subunit SecF — MKTVKKFNKAFPVCAILSCAVILFGIIGFFVRGINFGIDFVPGLVEEVRIAPAVMELSYKGSATVSVETTNTGLSLVISGTGAENETRTFTYGQNPTIQDMANALSTVEGVIAKVVASANADSYGIYTDSAVSARLTSDSVYRLYVPEENSSVNIDSVRAALEGKNVEVKALGDKSNPSFQIRAAMPETEASVKELQDSIVVTLREKFGADNVATVKTDFVGSQMSSSLAVKSIVLAFVTLLLIWLYATIRFHWDFALGSIIALVHDCLIMFTFITWTQIEFSTTTLAAILTIFGYSINATVVILDRLRENTKTLDTKNFSDILNISISETMTRSIITTVTTLFAAIALLVFTKGSIKTFAEVLTVGLVSGCYSSIFISSGFIEFVRRNWNGENKKKSEPNKNVLTMTDAQ, encoded by the coding sequence ATGAAAACGGTAAAGAAATTTAACAAGGCTTTTCCGGTCTGCGCGATTCTTAGCTGCGCTGTTATTTTATTTGGTATCATAGGGTTTTTTGTTCGCGGAATTAATTTTGGTATTGATTTCGTTCCAGGTCTTGTAGAAGAAGTGCGCATTGCTCCTGCAGTAATGGAACTTTCTTATAAGGGATCTGCTACTGTTTCTGTAGAAACTACAAACACAGGACTTTCACTTGTTATAAGTGGAACTGGTGCAGAAAATGAAACAAGAACCTTTACTTACGGACAGAATCCTACAATTCAGGATATGGCCAATGCCCTTTCTACTGTAGAGGGGGTCATTGCAAAAGTTGTTGCTTCTGCAAATGCAGATTCTTACGGAATTTATACTGACAGTGCCGTTTCTGCACGTCTTACTTCTGACAGCGTTTACCGCCTTTATGTTCCTGAAGAAAATTCTTCTGTAAACATTGACTCTGTACGCGCCGCCCTTGAAGGAAAGAATGTAGAAGTCAAGGCTCTTGGTGACAAGTCAAACCCCAGTTTCCAGATTCGTGCAGCTATGCCCGAAACAGAAGCTTCTGTAAAGGAACTTCAGGATTCTATAGTTGTTACCCTGCGCGAGAAATTCGGTGCAGATAATGTTGCTACTGTAAAGACAGATTTTGTCGGTTCACAGATGTCAAGTTCACTTGCTGTAAAGTCTATTGTTCTTGCATTTGTTACACTGCTTTTGATCTGGCTTTATGCAACAATCCGCTTCCACTGGGACTTTGCACTTGGTTCAATTATAGCGCTTGTTCATGACTGTCTTATTATGTTTACTTTCATAACTTGGACACAGATTGAATTCTCTACTACAACACTGGCTGCTATTCTTACGATTTTCGGTTATTCAATCAACGCAACTGTTGTTATTCTTGACCGCCTCCGTGAGAATACGAAGACTCTGGATACAAAGAATTTCAGTGATATTCTAAACATATCTATCTCTGAAACAATGACACGTTCTATAATTACAACAGTAACTACTTTGTTTGCTGCAATTGCGCTTCTTGTATTTACAAAAGGTTCAATCAAGACATTTGCCGAAGTTCTTACCGTGGGTCTTGTTTCGGGCTGTTATTCTTCTATCTTTATCAGTTCGGGATTCATTGAATTTGTACGCCGCAACTGGAATGGAGAAAACAAGAAAAAGTCAGAACCAAACAAAAATGTTCTGACAATGACGGACGCTCAGTAA